The proteins below come from a single bacterium genomic window:
- a CDS encoding VCBS repeat-containing protein translates to MSHNGKLEQTPSWKSSYQSLTWDIAFADVDGDGYMDLGASNEIGSTTVYQNLGGTLETTPSWASGYYGMSMSIAWADVDCAGIKNKVDTLSGNGVMKLFYITRYPAHSIDSIKVDGSIVGGKSYCYDRNAGWISLRNAPQSGTDNILIYYTYSISLDLAVGVDNAPDVLFRNTNVGIEEVKSLPRWKQDKRLEVYPNPFSEKTVIRYSLNGTIIRLTIHD, encoded by the coding sequence ATGAGTCATAATGGCAAACTTGAGCAGACACCTTCTTGGAAATCGAGTTATCAAAGCCTCACATGGGATATAGCATTTGCAGATGTAGACGGTGATGGCTACATGGATTTGGGTGCATCAAATGAGATTGGGTCAACTACTGTTTACCAAAATCTTGGTGGCACTTTAGAGACTACACCTTCATGGGCTTCAGGCTATTACGGGATGAGTATGAGTATAGCTTGGGCAGATGTTGATTGTGCTGGAATAAAAAATAAGGTGGATACACTAAGTGGCAATGGTGTAATGAAGCTATTTTATATTACACGCTACCCAGCGCACTCAATCGATTCAATTAAAGTGGATGGTTCAATAGTAGGGGGAAAAAGCTATTGTTATGACCGGAATGCTGGCTGGATATCTTTAAGAAATGCACCACAAAGTGGGACAGATAATATACTAATTTACTACACTTATTCAATTAGCTTAGACTTAGCAGTTGGTGTTGATAACGCACCGGATGTCCTTTTTCGCAACACAAATGTTGGAATTGAAGAAGTTAAGAGTTTACCAAGATGGAAGCAAGACAAGAGGCTTGAAGTCTATCCTAATCCATTTAGTGAAAAGACCGTTATTCGTTATTCGTTAAACGGAACGATTATACGATTAACGATTCACGATTAA
- a CDS encoding VCBS repeat-containing protein, translated as MFKSNLIIYFVAIALLVASNASADIPLEDTPCWMSTESDWDDWEIGFGDMNNDGYPELAVSVEIGPDRVYRNIGGQLETTASWVAATVSNVALAWGDVNNDGYQDLAVAYAAIGGGRVRLYMNNNGELETTPSWTSEMGGGMDISFGDMNGDGWLDLATTDWFYSPNVYLNLKGVLETRPSWQATDLVNTSSCAWGDVDNDGKLDLAVGRTSVGATVRVYFNQDTILETAASWLSEEWYYCTPEGMAFCDVNNDGWLDLGIGNTGYGDSLGVVAIYI; from the coding sequence ATGTTTAAGTCAAACTTAATTATATATTTTGTGGCTATAGCACTTCTTGTTGCCTCTAATGCGAGTGCTGATATTCCACTTGAGGATACACCTTGTTGGATGTCAACTGAGAGCGACTGGGATGACTGGGAGATAGGATTTGGAGATATGAATAACGATGGTTATCCAGAACTTGCAGTTTCTGTTGAGATTGGTCCTGACCGTGTGTATAGGAACATAGGGGGGCAACTTGAGACTACTGCATCATGGGTAGCAGCAACTGTGAGTAATGTGGCTTTAGCGTGGGGTGATGTAAATAATGACGGCTACCAAGACCTTGCAGTTGCCTACGCTGCCATTGGGGGAGGGAGAGTTCGTCTCTATATGAACAATAATGGCGAGCTTGAGACTACCCCCTCTTGGACATCAGAAATGGGTGGTGGTATGGATATAAGTTTTGGTGATATGAATGGCGATGGCTGGCTTGACCTTGCAACAACTGATTGGTTTTACTCTCCGAATGTCTATCTTAACTTGAAAGGTGTACTAGAGACAAGACCATCTTGGCAAGCTACTGATCTTGTGAATACCAGCTCATGTGCATGGGGTGATGTAGATAATGATGGCAAACTTGACCTTGCTGTTGGTCGTACGAGTGTTGGGGCTACGGTTCGTGTATATTTTAATCAGGACACTATTCTTGAGACAGCTGCCTCGTGGCTATCAGAGGAATGGTATTATTGCACTCCAGAGGGTATGGCTTTTTGTGATGTAAACAATGATGGCTGGCTTGACCTTGGCATAGGAAATACTGGATACGGGGATTCTTTGGGTGTTGTTGCTATATATATATGA